A genomic stretch from Nocardia wallacei includes:
- a CDS encoding NAD(P)H oxidoreductase codes for MQHNGSETTRTALVVVAHHRTDSLTAHTARRTAAQLESAGYRVDLLDLEAEGFDPRMTVADQPDWGNRDKQYSEQVHAHMRRLLAAEIVVAVFPVYWQSLPALLKGWIDRVWNYGFAYGRSKPRLAGKRMLWLGLAGATSDDPINEGMQRILETTLSEGIAYYCGFSYSAVGLLPDAEERPQRIDAAGNLLIGDAVAGTEREAQYAEFDRRATEFVQKFLAAETVAA; via the coding sequence GTGCAGCACAACGGCAGTGAGACCACCCGGACGGCCCTCGTGGTCGTCGCGCACCACCGGACCGATTCGCTCACCGCGCACACCGCCCGGCGCACCGCCGCGCAACTGGAGTCCGCGGGCTACCGCGTCGACCTGCTGGACCTCGAGGCCGAGGGTTTCGACCCGCGCATGACGGTGGCCGACCAGCCGGATTGGGGCAACCGCGACAAGCAGTACTCCGAGCAGGTGCACGCGCACATGCGCCGGCTGCTCGCCGCCGAGATCGTCGTCGCGGTCTTCCCGGTGTATTGGCAGAGCCTGCCCGCTCTACTGAAGGGCTGGATCGATCGGGTGTGGAACTACGGCTTCGCCTACGGCCGCAGCAAACCCCGCCTGGCGGGCAAGCGCATGCTGTGGCTCGGCCTGGCGGGCGCGACCTCCGACGATCCCATCAACGAGGGCATGCAGCGCATCCTGGAGACCACGCTCAGCGAGGGCATCGCCTACTACTGCGGGTTCTCCTATTCGGCGGTCGGCCTGCTGCCCGACGCCGAGGAGCGCCCCCAGCGCATCGACGCCGCGGGCAACCTGCTCATCGGCGACGCGGTGGCGGGCACCGAACGCGAGGCTCAGTATGCCGAGTTCGACCGCCGCGCAACGGAATTCGTGCAGAAGTTCCTGGCCGCGGAGACGGTGGCCGCCTGA
- the speD gene encoding adenosylmethionine decarboxylase — protein sequence MTAEFTGWHVLAEFGGVDVALCDDLERLEAALRKSLVAAGVTICDVVHKKFEPMGVTVLALLSESHASIHTYPESGDIFVDVFTCGSIGAGARQAVDLLAAELSPRTVHTEVIQRGHSARRIHEPVGAGLTRVWDLREVLVDTRTPFQHMVIARTEQGVSLFSDDDRQSTEFSQLTYHEAMLVPAYALAAKLDNVLIIGSGEGVASQMSVAAGASRVDHVDIDQLEVELCARHLPYGYTEADLAAAVAATGPIRMHYADGWDFLGRAEAEGVRYDVIVIDLPDERVEDAQHNRLYEEEFLGRCRALLSEGGVLAAQAGCATMWRNETLKRSWQRFRDLFDTVVPYGSDEHEWTFLFGVAQPIADPVAVMTEKLSQLPYRAATIDERALVRGAIEPHALRIGAAVG from the coding sequence ATGACGGCAGAATTCACCGGCTGGCACGTGCTGGCCGAGTTCGGTGGTGTCGACGTAGCGCTGTGCGACGATCTCGAACGCCTCGAAGCCGCACTTCGAAAATCGTTGGTCGCCGCGGGCGTGACGATCTGCGATGTGGTGCACAAGAAGTTCGAGCCGATGGGTGTCACGGTGCTGGCGCTGCTGTCGGAGTCGCACGCGTCGATCCACACCTATCCGGAGTCCGGTGACATCTTCGTCGACGTGTTCACCTGCGGCAGTATCGGCGCCGGCGCGCGGCAGGCGGTCGACCTGCTGGCCGCGGAACTGTCGCCGCGGACGGTGCACACCGAGGTGATCCAGCGCGGCCACAGCGCGCGGCGCATCCACGAGCCGGTGGGCGCCGGGCTGACCCGGGTGTGGGACCTGCGGGAGGTGCTGGTCGACACCCGAACTCCGTTCCAGCACATGGTGATCGCGCGCACCGAGCAGGGCGTCTCGCTGTTCTCCGACGACGACCGCCAGTCCACCGAGTTCTCCCAGCTGACCTACCACGAGGCCATGTTGGTGCCGGCGTACGCGCTGGCGGCGAAGCTGGACAACGTGCTGATCATCGGTTCCGGCGAGGGCGTGGCCAGTCAGATGTCGGTGGCGGCGGGCGCGTCGCGCGTCGATCACGTCGACATCGACCAGCTCGAGGTGGAGCTGTGCGCGAGGCATCTGCCCTACGGCTACACCGAGGCCGACCTGGCGGCGGCGGTGGCCGCGACCGGGCCGATCCGGATGCACTACGCCGACGGCTGGGATTTCCTGGGCCGGGCCGAGGCCGAGGGGGTGCGCTACGACGTGATCGTCATCGATCTGCCCGACGAGCGGGTCGAGGACGCCCAGCACAACCGCCTGTACGAGGAGGAGTTCCTCGGTCGATGTCGCGCGCTGCTGTCCGAGGGCGGCGTGCTGGCCGCGCAGGCGGGCTGTGCGACCATGTGGCGCAACGAAACCCTGAAGCGGTCGTGGCAGCGCTTCCGTGACCTGTTCGACACCGTCGTGCCCTACGGCTCGGACGAACACGAGTGGACGTTCCTGTTCGGTGTCGCGCAGCCGATCGCGGATCCGGTCGCGGTGATGACCGAGAAGCTGTCGCAGTTGCCGTATCGTGCGGCGACCATCGACGAGCGGGCCCTGGTGCGCGGCGCCATCGAGCCGCACGCGCTACGGATCGGCGCCGCCGTCGGTTGA
- a CDS encoding TetR/AcrR family transcriptional regulator — protein sequence MARRGSELREHILFAAKEVFLELGYDRASMDVVAARAATSKRSVYAHFENKDALFRAVIEFVRELHLDKLKEPGHYSPDTVEAVTLFCGRFLQTLLWRPIVRTCRLVITEAERLPDASARYHETMFTDTCDRLAAYIAQRQGFSESESAVVAGRMLARTVYPVFVRALFGAEKLTDEFPREESIAVEVDLTPIRDAAADLLGAAAA from the coding sequence ATGGCGAGGCGCGGTAGCGAGCTGCGAGAGCACATCCTGTTCGCGGCGAAGGAGGTCTTCCTCGAGCTGGGCTACGACCGGGCGTCGATGGATGTGGTGGCGGCGCGGGCGGCGACCTCGAAGCGGTCGGTGTACGCGCACTTCGAGAACAAGGACGCGCTGTTTCGGGCCGTGATCGAGTTCGTGCGCGAACTGCACCTGGACAAGCTGAAGGAGCCCGGCCACTACAGTCCGGACACGGTAGAGGCGGTCACCCTGTTCTGTGGCCGTTTCCTGCAGACCCTGCTGTGGCGGCCCATCGTGCGCACCTGCCGGTTGGTGATCACCGAGGCGGAACGGCTGCCCGACGCCTCGGCGCGCTACCACGAGACGATGTTCACCGATACCTGCGACCGGCTGGCGGCGTATATCGCGCAGCGGCAGGGCTTCTCGGAGTCCGAGAGCGCCGTGGTCGCGGGCCGGATGCTGGCGCGCACGGTGTATCCGGTCTTCGTGCGAGCGCTGTTCGGCGCCGAGAAACTCACCGACGAGTTCCCGCGGGAGGAGTCGATCGCCGTCGAGGTGGATCTGACGCCGATTCGGGATGCGGCCGCGGATTTGCTGGGTGCGGCGGCCGCCTAG
- a CDS encoding NmrA family NAD(P)-binding protein, which translates to MIVVTTPTGSIGHQVLTAVLDSGRPVRVIARDPARLPERARAEAEIVRGSMADSGVVADAFTGADSVFWVVPPDPRAGGIAGHVIEFTRPLCDAIATKRIERVVAVSSLGRATARNAGQISAIFAMDHLVESTGVHYRSLCPPGFMENLLRQVATIRDQGVFFGPTAGDRRAPQCSTRDIAAVAAELLLDNSWTGQSSVPILGPADLSSDEMAEIVSEVLGRPVRYQQVDPDAFKANLTGNGLSDAWAQGLLDMANAVDQGIYDAEAALDEYRTPTGFRQWCEEVLEPAVAA; encoded by the coding sequence ATGATCGTCGTCACGACACCTACAGGCAGTATCGGTCACCAGGTGCTCACGGCCGTCCTCGACAGCGGACGACCGGTCCGGGTGATCGCCCGCGATCCCGCCCGGCTGCCGGAGCGGGCCCGGGCGGAGGCGGAGATCGTGCGCGGCTCGATGGCCGATTCCGGTGTCGTCGCCGACGCGTTCACCGGCGCCGACAGCGTGTTCTGGGTGGTGCCGCCGGACCCCCGGGCCGGGGGCATCGCGGGCCACGTCATCGAATTCACCCGCCCCCTGTGCGACGCGATCGCCACGAAGCGGATCGAGCGCGTGGTCGCGGTGTCCAGCCTGGGCCGTGCCACCGCCCGCAACGCCGGGCAGATCTCGGCCATCTTCGCCATGGACCACCTGGTGGAGAGCACCGGCGTGCACTATCGGTCGCTGTGCCCGCCCGGATTCATGGAGAACCTGCTTCGCCAGGTGGCGACGATCCGCGACCAGGGCGTGTTCTTCGGACCGACGGCCGGGGATCGCCGGGCGCCGCAGTGTTCCACCCGCGACATCGCGGCCGTCGCGGCGGAACTGCTGCTCGACAATTCCTGGACCGGACAGTCGAGCGTGCCGATCCTGGGCCCGGCGGATCTGTCGTCCGACGAGATGGCCGAGATCGTGTCGGAGGTGCTGGGACGGCCCGTGCGCTACCAGCAGGTGGACCCCGACGCGTTCAAGGCGAATCTCACCGGCAACGGCCTCTCCGACGCCTGGGCCCAGGGCCTGCTCGACATGGCGAATGCCGTGGACCAGGGCATCTACGATGCCGAGGCGGCTTTGGACGAGTACCGCACGCCCACCGGCTTCCGGCAGTGGTGCGAGGAGGTGCTCGAGCCCGCCGTCGCGGCCTGA
- a CDS encoding helix-turn-helix domain-containing protein, with amino-acid sequence MTCPDEIVRAMCAAWSHPDRDPERVGAYSAKDAAAESAPAPAGVAVAELSAAEYRVAELAAKGVPNRQIADTLGVTVSTVEQHLTHTYRKLKMRRRTELRYVLGREPAHSEREKFLPAAVLGAYLS; translated from the coding sequence ATGACCTGCCCCGACGAGATCGTCCGCGCCATGTGCGCCGCCTGGTCGCATCCGGATCGCGATCCGGAACGTGTCGGCGCCTACTCCGCGAAAGACGCTGCGGCGGAATCAGCCCCGGCGCCGGCGGGTGTCGCCGTGGCCGAGCTGAGCGCCGCCGAATATCGCGTGGCGGAACTGGCCGCCAAGGGCGTGCCCAACCGTCAGATCGCGGACACACTCGGCGTGACCGTGAGCACCGTGGAACAGCATCTGACCCACACCTACCGCAAACTGAAGATGCGGCGGCGCACGGAACTGCGCTACGTACTCGGCCGCGAACCCGCCCACTCCGAGCGCGAAAAGTTCCTGCCCGCAGCGGTTCTCGGGGCATACCTGTCCTGA
- a CDS encoding AraC family transcriptional regulator produces the protein MDPLSSLLGGIRAEGSVVSHAVLEAPWTIRFADRAPLTMISVLRGAGTLILSDGTRRAVGVGDTAIVRGPEPFRLADCPDAAGRPPVEYEIACFTPDVECTAQDLGGIRWGNDPNGATALIAGAYRASGHRHERLLRALPPVLVVTEDTEVCDWLESAAADAAARSAGSQALMDRLLDWALVCTLRTWFDRAGADAPGWYRGLADPMLAPALRAFHDRPSAGWTVSALAAESGVSRALFAKRFTAVMGRPPLTYLTECRMDEAEVLLSDTDLTIARIAETVGYADAFGFSAAFKRHRGMSPSAFRAQADAHRAASGPPLQRASRAR, from the coding sequence GTGGATCCTTTGAGTTCGCTACTCGGCGGCATCCGGGCCGAGGGTTCGGTGGTCAGTCACGCCGTGCTGGAGGCACCGTGGACCATTCGTTTCGCCGATCGGGCGCCGCTCACGATGATCAGTGTGCTGCGCGGGGCGGGCACGTTGATCCTGTCCGACGGCACCCGGCGCGCGGTCGGCGTGGGCGATACCGCCATCGTGCGCGGCCCCGAGCCCTTCCGCCTCGCCGACTGCCCGGACGCTGCCGGCCGGCCGCCCGTGGAGTACGAAATAGCCTGCTTCACACCGGATGTCGAATGCACCGCCCAAGATCTGGGCGGCATCCGCTGGGGCAACGACCCGAACGGGGCGACGGCCCTGATCGCGGGCGCCTACCGGGCCTCCGGTCACCGCCACGAACGACTGCTGCGCGCCCTGCCGCCGGTGCTGGTGGTCACCGAGGACACCGAGGTGTGCGACTGGCTCGAGTCCGCCGCCGCCGACGCCGCGGCGCGCTCGGCCGGTTCGCAGGCGCTGATGGACCGGCTGCTCGACTGGGCGCTGGTCTGCACGCTGCGCACCTGGTTCGACCGCGCGGGCGCCGACGCTCCCGGCTGGTATCGCGGCCTGGCCGACCCGATGCTCGCGCCCGCGCTGCGGGCGTTCCACGACCGCCCGTCCGCAGGGTGGACGGTGTCCGCTCTCGCCGCCGAATCCGGCGTCTCCCGAGCGCTTTTCGCCAAACGCTTCACCGCGGTGATGGGCCGCCCGCCGCTGACCTACCTCACCGAATGCCGCATGGACGAGGCCGAGGTACTACTGTCCGACACCGATCTCACCATCGCCCGCATCGCCGAAACCGTGGGCTACGCGGACGCATTCGGCTTCAGCGCCGCGTTCAAACGGCATCGCGGCATGAGCCCCAGCGCTTTTCGCGCCCAGGCCGACGCTCATCGGGCCGCTTCCGGTCCGCCACTCCAGCGGGCGAGCCGGGCCAGGTAG
- a CDS encoding indolepyruvate ferredoxin oxidoreductase family protein has translation MTELADRELFAAPYDLADRYRVGAGTVVLTGVQAIARQLVEQHVRDLRAGRRVGTFVSGYQGSPLGGVDRMLSGMPEVLANHDIRFVPGLNEELAATAVWGSQGQLPAGKATHDGVVGVWYGKGPGLDRATDALRHANMYGADPNGGVLLLVGDDPAAKSSTVPAVSERSLAALHIPVLFPRNASEIVTMGLHGVALSRASGCLVALKIVADVADGAWTVDGRVGEVNISVPEIDWEGKPFTYRQRPMAAPADSIAAEADLYGPRWEIVKAYSTRNELDVIEVNPGRATVGIAATGTTFDAVRQSLLDLGVDDDALARAGIRLLRIGMPYPVAAERVREFATGLSRVIVVEDKTAFIETQIRDILYGAADAPRVLGKRDESGRPLFAHDGELTAGRIAGPLRRALDGCVETKRPLPQPLSLSVLPTKRAAYFCSGCPHNRSTAVPDGSLAGGGIGCHTLVTMSGRTDSRVTGLTQMGGEGAQWIGQAPFTDVPHLFQNIGDGTYFHSGQLAVQACVAAGVNITFKLLYNDVVAMTGAQDAEGALAVPRLTHKLSLEGVRRIIVCADEPKKYRKRDLAAGTELWHRDRLDEAQRVLREIPGVTVLIYDQHCAADARRKRKRGALPVRRTRVIVNEAVCEGCGDCGTKSNCLSVQPVDTEFGRKTRIDQTSCNTDYSCLDGDCPSFVTVELPDPARMPRREPSRPEPPEVDDIVRAAPASTQNVFLAGIGGTGIVTVNQVLATAALRAGYEVASLDQIGLSQKAGPVVSHLRFAPDALEPSNRLTPGSADCLIAFDLLAAADPKNLAYGSGAHTLSVASTSRTPTGDMVYDKSVRYPETESLLARLEQVSRTVRSFDALAAAQALFGDTAAANFLLVGAACQLGGLRLPPAAIEEAIEINGVAVRANIAAFRWGRAAVARPAEFAAATATRRPGRAAADVPSDLFDGLTATGETRRLVELRAVELIGFQGPWVARDYVRTMERIWQAQRRVTGRTEFSEQVARGLYKFTAYKDEYEVARRLVDPAFLAEVRAQVPGGSRLTYRLHPPVLRALGRTKKIGIGPRGRVALRVLAEGKRLRGTRFDPFGYTRVRKVERALLAHYTAMVTTLADTLATDYDRAAEAAALHDVVRGYEDIKLANVEIYRNRLRELGIEAPELP, from the coding sequence ATGACCGAACTCGCCGACCGCGAACTGTTCGCAGCACCGTACGACCTCGCCGATCGCTACCGCGTCGGCGCGGGCACCGTCGTCCTGACCGGCGTGCAGGCGATCGCGCGGCAGCTGGTCGAGCAGCACGTGCGTGACCTGCGCGCGGGGCGCCGGGTGGGCACGTTCGTCTCCGGGTATCAGGGCTCGCCGCTGGGCGGGGTGGACCGGATGCTGTCGGGGATGCCGGAAGTGCTGGCAAACCACGACATTCGCTTCGTGCCGGGATTGAACGAGGAGCTGGCCGCGACCGCGGTGTGGGGTAGTCAGGGGCAGTTGCCGGCGGGTAAGGCCACCCACGACGGCGTGGTCGGGGTCTGGTACGGCAAGGGGCCCGGACTGGATCGGGCGACCGACGCGCTGCGGCACGCGAACATGTACGGCGCCGACCCGAACGGCGGCGTGCTGCTGCTGGTGGGCGACGATCCGGCGGCGAAGTCGTCGACCGTGCCCGCCGTCTCGGAGCGGTCGCTGGCCGCGTTGCACATCCCGGTGCTGTTCCCGCGCAACGCGTCCGAGATCGTCACGATGGGCCTGCACGGGGTGGCGTTGTCGCGGGCGTCGGGGTGCCTGGTGGCGTTGAAGATCGTCGCGGATGTGGCCGACGGCGCGTGGACGGTGGACGGCCGGGTGGGCGAGGTGAACATCTCCGTGCCGGAGATCGACTGGGAGGGAAAGCCTTTCACCTATCGGCAACGGCCGATGGCGGCGCCCGCCGACAGCATCGCGGCCGAGGCCGACCTGTACGGCCCGCGCTGGGAGATCGTCAAGGCGTACAGCACGCGCAACGAACTCGATGTGATCGAGGTGAATCCGGGGCGCGCGACGGTCGGGATCGCCGCCACCGGAACCACTTTCGATGCCGTCCGGCAGTCGCTGCTCGACCTCGGCGTGGACGACGACGCGCTGGCACGCGCCGGGATACGACTGCTGCGCATCGGCATGCCCTATCCCGTCGCCGCCGAACGGGTCCGGGAATTCGCCACCGGACTGTCGCGGGTGATCGTGGTCGAGGACAAGACCGCGTTCATCGAGACCCAGATCCGCGACATTCTCTACGGCGCCGCCGACGCGCCGCGGGTCCTCGGCAAGCGCGACGAGTCGGGACGGCCGCTGTTCGCCCACGACGGCGAGCTGACCGCGGGCCGGATCGCCGGACCGCTGCGCCGGGCGCTGGACGGCTGCGTCGAGACGAAACGCCCGCTGCCGCAACCTTTGTCGCTGTCGGTGCTGCCGACCAAGCGGGCCGCCTACTTCTGTAGCGGCTGCCCGCACAACCGGTCCACCGCCGTCCCGGACGGCTCGCTGGCCGGTGGCGGTATCGGCTGCCACACCCTGGTGACGATGTCGGGCCGCACGGACAGCCGGGTGACCGGCCTGACCCAGATGGGCGGGGAGGGCGCGCAGTGGATCGGGCAGGCGCCGTTCACCGATGTGCCGCACCTGTTCCAGAACATCGGTGACGGCACGTATTTCCACTCCGGCCAGCTGGCCGTACAGGCGTGCGTCGCGGCGGGGGTGAACATCACCTTCAAACTGCTCTACAACGACGTGGTCGCGATGACCGGCGCCCAGGACGCCGAGGGCGCGCTCGCGGTGCCGCGGCTGACGCACAAGCTGAGCCTGGAAGGAGTCCGGCGGATCATCGTCTGCGCGGACGAACCGAAGAAGTACCGCAAGCGGGATCTGGCGGCGGGCACCGAGCTGTGGCACCGCGACCGGCTCGACGAGGCACAGCGCGTGCTGCGCGAGATCCCGGGCGTGACCGTACTGATCTACGACCAGCACTGCGCCGCCGACGCGCGCCGCAAGCGCAAGCGCGGCGCCCTGCCGGTGCGGCGCACCCGGGTGATCGTCAACGAGGCGGTGTGCGAGGGCTGTGGCGACTGCGGGACGAAGAGCAACTGCCTGTCGGTGCAGCCGGTGGACACCGAATTCGGCCGCAAGACCCGCATCGATCAGACCTCCTGCAACACCGACTACAGCTGCCTCGACGGCGACTGCCCGTCGTTCGTGACCGTGGAACTGCCCGATCCGGCAAGGATGCCCCGGCGCGAGCCGAGTCGGCCCGAACCGCCCGAGGTCGACGACATCGTCCGCGCCGCACCGGCTTCCACGCAGAACGTCTTCCTGGCCGGGATCGGCGGCACCGGCATCGTCACCGTGAACCAGGTGCTGGCCACCGCCGCGCTGCGCGCCGGATACGAGGTGGCGAGCCTGGACCAGATCGGGCTGAGCCAGAAGGCCGGGCCGGTGGTGTCGCATCTGCGGTTCGCGCCGGATGCGCTGGAGCCGTCGAACCGGCTCACCCCGGGTTCGGCGGACTGCCTCATCGCCTTCGACCTGCTCGCCGCCGCGGACCCGAAGAATCTCGCCTACGGGTCCGGTGCGCACACGCTGTCGGTGGCGTCGACGAGCCGCACACCCACCGGAGACATGGTGTACGACAAGTCCGTTCGCTACCCGGAGACCGAATCACTGCTGGCGCGGCTGGAACAGGTCTCGCGCACGGTGCGTTCGTTCGACGCGCTGGCCGCCGCGCAGGCGCTGTTCGGCGACACCGCCGCCGCCAATTTCCTGCTCGTGGGCGCGGCCTGTCAGCTCGGCGGGCTGCGACTGCCCCCGGCGGCCATCGAGGAGGCCATCGAGATCAACGGCGTGGCGGTGCGGGCGAATATCGCCGCGTTCCGCTGGGGCAGGGCCGCGGTGGCGCGGCCCGCGGAATTCGCCGCCGCGACCGCGACCCGGCGTCCGGGCCGGGCCGCGGCCGATGTCCCGTCCGATCTGTTCGACGGACTCACCGCGACCGGTGAGACGCGGCGGCTGGTCGAGCTACGGGCCGTGGAGCTGATCGGCTTCCAGGGCCCGTGGGTCGCCCGCGACTACGTGCGGACGATGGAACGGATCTGGCAGGCGCAGCGGCGGGTCACCGGCCGCACCGAGTTCAGCGAGCAGGTGGCGCGCGGGCTGTACAAGTTCACGGCATACAAGGACGAGTACGAGGTGGCGCGCCGCCTGGTCGATCCGGCGTTCCTGGCCGAGGTGCGAGCGCAGGTGCCCGGCGGCTCCCGGCTCACCTACCGCCTGCACCCGCCCGTACTGCGGGCGCTGGGGCGCACGAAGAAGATCGGCATCGGTCCGCGCGGCCGGGTCGCGCTGCGGGTACTGGCCGAGGGAAAGCGCCTGCGCGGCACCAGGTTCGATCCGTTCGGATACACCCGCGTGCGCAAGGTCGAACGTGCCCTGCTGGCCCATTACACCGCGATGGTGACCACGCTCGCGGACACCCTCGCCACCGACTACGACCGCGCGGCCGAGGCGGCCGCCCTGCACGACGTGGTCCGCGGTTACGAGGACATCAAGCTCGCCAATGTGGAGATCTACCGGAATCGGCTGCGGGAGTTGGGTATCGAGGCTCCGGAGCTGCCGTAG
- a CDS encoding type III PLP-dependent enzyme, which produces MFGSNAPESPFLVIDLARVRENFHTLRSALPTARIRFAVKASPVPELIRLLDALGAEFDVASVGEIEQGLSLGVDPAALSYGNTLKKASHIAAAHAAGVRRFAFDTEDDLDRIAAHAPGAEVECRFLAAAPQSRTPFGAKFGCAPGEAVRLLVRARDLGLQPLGPYFHVGSQQLDPAAWQIGIEQAGAIAEALAVKDIAVRSVNIGGGLPISYADAAPPLSELGATIAAAAARHLPEHADLVVEPGRALVGNAGVIHAEVVNVRVAPDGRRWVYLDIGRYNGMAETENEYIAYRIETLRDGDPRDEAVIAGPTCDGDDVLYQRTRVLLPTTLRAGDPVRILDTGAYTASYSSVSFNGFPPLTVHVIGAERE; this is translated from the coding sequence TTGTTCGGATCAAACGCGCCCGAGTCGCCTTTTCTCGTCATCGATCTCGCCCGGGTGCGCGAGAACTTCCACACCTTGCGGTCGGCACTGCCCACGGCGCGAATCCGGTTCGCGGTCAAGGCTTCTCCGGTTCCGGAGCTCATCCGGCTGCTGGACGCCCTGGGCGCGGAGTTCGACGTCGCCAGCGTCGGCGAGATCGAGCAGGGCCTGAGCCTGGGTGTCGACCCGGCCGCGCTGTCCTACGGCAACACCCTCAAGAAGGCGAGCCACATCGCCGCCGCGCACGCCGCGGGCGTGCGCCGGTTCGCCTTCGACACCGAGGACGATCTGGACCGCATCGCCGCGCACGCCCCGGGCGCGGAGGTGGAGTGCCGCTTCCTGGCCGCCGCGCCGCAGTCGCGGACACCGTTCGGCGCCAAGTTCGGCTGCGCGCCCGGCGAGGCCGTCCGGCTCCTGGTTCGCGCCCGCGACCTGGGGTTGCAGCCGCTGGGCCCCTATTTCCACGTCGGCTCCCAGCAGCTGGATCCGGCGGCGTGGCAGATCGGCATCGAGCAGGCGGGCGCCATCGCGGAAGCGTTGGCGGTCAAGGACATTGCGGTGCGTTCGGTGAATATCGGTGGCGGCCTGCCGATTTCGTACGCCGACGCGGCCCCGCCGCTGTCCGAGCTGGGCGCGACGATCGCCGCGGCGGCGGCGCGCCATCTCCCCGAGCACGCCGACCTGGTGGTGGAGCCCGGCCGCGCCCTGGTGGGCAACGCGGGCGTGATCCACGCCGAGGTCGTCAACGTCCGCGTCGCGCCGGACGGACGGCGCTGGGTATACCTCGATATCGGCCGCTACAACGGCATGGCCGAAACCGAGAACGAGTACATCGCCTACCGGATCGAGACCTTACGAGACGGTGACCCTCGCGACGAGGCCGTGATCGCCGGTCCGACCTGCGACGGAGACGATGTACTCTATCAACGCACACGGGTCCTGCTGCCGACCACGTTGCGAGCCGGTGATCCCGTTCGGATCCTCGATACCGGCGCTTATACGGCGAGCTATTCGTCGGTGTCCTTCAACGGTTTTCCGCCTTTGACTGTTCATGTCATCGGCGCTGAGCGAGAGTGA